The sequence TAATCGTTACATCTTTTCCTTCATTCACCATCCAGGCTTTTCCGATTTCAAAAGTTTGATTTTCATCGGTAAAAACAGGAATTACAGGTCTTCCGAAACGGAGATAAACCGGTCCTTCATGATCTGCGATGGCAATCGTTGCTGCTTTGGTCTGATTGTAATCGCAAGTATTAATAACTGTCATTCCGGGAAGCATTTTCATCAAGCCAATATCCTCCAGAATCTGGTGTGTTGCACCATCTTCACCTAAAGTCAATCCGGCGTGAGATGCACAGATTTTTACATTTTTATCAGAATACGCCACCGACTGACGAATCTGGTCGTACACTCTTCCTGTAGAAAAATTGGCAAAAGTTCCTGTGAATGGAATTTTTCCTTCAATGGCTAATCCTGCTGCGATCCCAATCATATTGGCTTCTGCAATTCCAATCTGGAAGAAACGTTCCGGTGCTTTTTCTATGAATTTTTCCATTTTTAAAGAACCGATAAGATCGGCGCAAAGTGCTACGACATCAGGATTTTTGTCTGCCAATTCTGCAAGACCGGCTCCGAAACCGCTTCGGGTATCTTTTTTTTCTGTGTAGGTATATTTTTTCATTTTTTTTATCTGTTGATGGTTGTTTAAACGCAAAGAGCGCAAAGATTTTTTTTGTATTGAGAATATTTTTCGTTCGCAAAGGCGTTTGACTTCGTCGAATCTTCGATTTCGCTCAGCAAAGGAATTTAATCATTAGATTTTAGATGTTTTTTTGAACAGCGAATCTCTCGCAGCCCGACTTGAGTGGAGCTCTTTTTGCAAATTCAGCAATGGAAAAAGCCTTGGGAATTTGCAAAAAAGCGGGAACGGAAGGCGGATTAAGCTGCCCAAATTTAAAGTCTAATAATCTCCTAAAGTTTCTTCGAGTTGCCCTAAAGCTTTTGCCAATTGCTCATCATTAGGTGCTTTTCCGTGCCAGGCGTGGCTTCCCATCATATAATCGACACCGTGACCCATTCCTGTTTTCAGGAGAATGCAAATAGGTTGTCCTTGTCCGGTCAATAATTTTGCTTCGTCCAGAACTTTAAGAATTTCTTCCATATCGTTTCCGTTTTCTACTTCGAGAACTTTCCAGTCGAAGGCTTCGAATTTTGTTTTAAGATTACCTAAAGAAAGCACTTTGGAAGTAGGACCGTCAATCTGCTGACCGTTGTAATCTACGGTTGCGATGAGATTATCAACCTTGTTGTGAGAGGCGTACATTATGGCTTCCCAGTTTTGTCCTTCCTGCAACTCGCCATCGCCGTGAAGTGTGAACACGATATTTTCATCTTTGTTCAGTTTTTTACCAACTGCGTGACCAATTGCCACGGACATTCCCTGTCCCAGAGAACCGGAAGCAATGCGAACTCCCGGAAGATGCTCGTGTGTCGTGGGATGTCCCTGTAATCTTGAATTCAGTTTTCTGAAAGTTGCCAATTCTGACTTATTAAAATAACCTGCGTGTGCCAAAACGCTATAAAAAACAGGAGAAATATGACCATTGGAAAGATAAAAAACATCTTCATCTTTACCCTTCATATCAAATCCTTCTTTTCTTTTCATCGCATCAAAATAAAGTGCGACCAAAAAGTCTGTGCAACCCAACGAACCGCCGGGATGACCGGATTGACAGGCATGAACCATTCTTACAATATCCCTTCTCACCTGCGAAGCGATATGATTAAGTTTTGAAATATCGTGTTCCATAAATTATTGCATTTTTTGTGAATCTTTGATGAACTGCTCCAAGCCTGAATCTGTCAAAGGATGTTTTAGCAAGGAAAGAATCGGCTGAATCGGGCAAGTCACAACATGGGCACCAATTTTTGCGCAATTAATGATGTGCATACTGTGTCTTACAGAAGCTGCTAAAATCTCAGTTTCGAAGCCATAATTATCGAAAATAAGACGGATTTCTTCAATAAGATTCAAACTGTCTGTCGAAATATCATCCAATCTTCCCAAAAACGGAGAAACGTAACTCGCACCCGCTTTTGCTGCCAAAAGAGCTTGTCCGGCCGAAAAAATTAAGGTGCAATTGGTTTTGATGCCTTTATTGGAAAAATATTTTAAAGCTTTCACGCCGTCTTTAATCATTGGGATCTTCACAACGATATTTGGATGAATCGCGGCAAGAATTTCGCCTTCTGCAATCATTTCTTCGTAAGTTGCAGAAAGGACTTCCGCTGAGATAGCACCATCAACAATATCACAAATGTCTTTGTAATGCTTCAAAATAGCTTCTGTTCCGCTGATCCCTTCTTTTGCCATCAAGGATGGATTGGTTGTAACGCCATCCAGAATTCCGAGGTCGTTAGCTTCTTTTATCTGCTCTAAGTTGGCTGTGTCTATAAAAAATTTCATAAAATATTGTTTAATTCTTTTAAGTGTTAAAAATACACTTAACTAATGAAATAAACAATTTTAGTTTAATTTATTTTGAAGAAAAAGTATCATTCCATTACATAATTAAACTCTTTACGGTACTGGGAAGGACTTTTCTTGATATATTCCTTAAAAGTTTTGTTAAAATAGCTGAAATTATTAAACCCGCTTTCAAAACACACGTCTGTAATGCTTAAAGGTTTTTCGGCAAGCAGTTTGAGAGAATGTGTAATACGGTATTCATTGACAAATTGAGTGAAGGTTTTGTTGGTGATTTTCTTGAAATAACGGCAGAAAGAAGGCACTTTCATATTCGCCAAACCGGCAATTTCGTCCAACGTAATCTGCTCTTTAAAATGATCTTTTACATAATTAAAGATATGATTGATTCTCTCGTTATCCTCGACCTGAGTTTGCAGATAATATTTTCCAGCGTTGAGAATTCTATAATCATCTGTGACAGAAAGCTCGTGCAGAATTTCAAAAAACTTCAATAGCTTTTCTAAGGATTCTAACTGATGCATCTGGGAAATCTTTTTTCTCATTACTTTTTTCACATCGTCGCCAAAGACCATTCCGCTTTTTGATTTTTCTAACATTGCGTGAATTTTTTTCATTTCAGGATTTTCCCAAATCTTTTCACCCAGAAAATCAGGTTTAAACTGAATCACTATTTCATAATCGTTATTAGTATTTTCGTTGGTTAAACCACAATGCGGCAAATTACTGCCAATCAGCACCAAATCGCCTTCCGTAAAGTAAGAAATATTACTTCCTATCTGCCTTTTGCCAGAACCTCCTTTTACCAAAATCAATTCAATCTCAGGATGATAATGCCAAACGTGGGATTTTATATTCTCGTTTCTCT comes from Chryseobacterium sp. 3008163 and encodes:
- a CDS encoding transketolase family protein; translated protein: MKKYTYTEKKDTRSGFGAGLAELADKNPDVVALCADLIGSLKMEKFIEKAPERFFQIGIAEANMIGIAAGLAIEGKIPFTGTFANFSTGRVYDQIRQSVAYSDKNVKICASHAGLTLGEDGATHQILEDIGLMKMLPGMTVINTCDYNQTKAATIAIADHEGPVYLRFGRPVIPVFTDENQTFEIGKAWMVNEGKDVTIIATGHLVWEAIKAGEILEEQGIDAEIINIHTIKPLDAEAILKSVKKTGCVVTAEEHNRFGGLGDSVAQLLITEYLAPQEYVAVNDSFGESGTPDQLMEKYSLTANDIVEAAKKVMKRK
- a CDS encoding AraC family transcriptional regulator, giving the protein MKHHSPAFEAINPNIGSSFTSLKFQRNENIKSHVWHYHPEIELILVKGGSGKRQIGSNISYFTEGDLVLIGSNLPHCGLTNENTNNDYEIVIQFKPDFLGEKIWENPEMKKIHAMLEKSKSGMVFGDDVKKVMRKKISQMHQLESLEKLLKFFEILHELSVTDDYRILNAGKYYLQTQVEDNERINHIFNYVKDHFKEQITLDEIAGLANMKVPSFCRYFKKITNKTFTQFVNEYRITHSLKLLAEKPLSITDVCFESGFNNFSYFNKTFKEYIKKSPSQYRKEFNYVME
- a CDS encoding transketolase, yielding MEHDISKLNHIASQVRRDIVRMVHACQSGHPGGSLGCTDFLVALYFDAMKRKEGFDMKGKDEDVFYLSNGHISPVFYSVLAHAGYFNKSELATFRKLNSRLQGHPTTHEHLPGVRIASGSLGQGMSVAIGHAVGKKLNKDENIVFTLHGDGELQEGQNWEAIMYASHNKVDNLIATVDYNGQQIDGPTSKVLSLGNLKTKFEAFDWKVLEVENGNDMEEILKVLDEAKLLTGQGQPICILLKTGMGHGVDYMMGSHAWHGKAPNDEQLAKALGQLEETLGDY
- the fsa gene encoding fructose-6-phosphate aldolase, with amino-acid sequence MKFFIDTANLEQIKEANDLGILDGVTTNPSLMAKEGISGTEAILKHYKDICDIVDGAISAEVLSATYEEMIAEGEILAAIHPNIVVKIPMIKDGVKALKYFSNKGIKTNCTLIFSAGQALLAAKAGASYVSPFLGRLDDISTDSLNLIEEIRLIFDNYGFETEILAASVRHSMHIINCAKIGAHVVTCPIQPILSLLKHPLTDSGLEQFIKDSQKMQ